In a genomic window of Halobiforma lacisalsi AJ5:
- a CDS encoding UvrD-helicase domain-containing protein, with translation MPERADGTDRSSPKTTDDVADLLAGDGDLEPRGNQTAVIESTAACTSVDAGAGTGKTTTMLMRIERAIEGGEVDPDDVLVLTFANEAAGNIRDAVTERLDPDAAAAIDVYTYHSFCHRLVREYAYYLGYDPEFDVVTDRKRRRIVGRLLAENDYGFAAATGDGSPAELTREVDGFIQEMSQEDVDPDELRERLPDVRTLELCTEFVLWLERRANADLSFDAEALRYFNEPDHLEEATKSLVDYGKLIQYCREKIEESPAFTEDAVVRDVDRYLEVLQDCVTRTIEALSLEEPETKQLPRALFCNAIRRDATERLEQSPFGRLKHYVEFLRLARHYADVYADYHEALADRGALDFDELVRTATDLLADEAVADGIAGRWAQVYCDEFQDTDGTQFSLLTELTRGPDRPSLFAIGDKDQAIYGWRGTDRKGLDRLEAVYDDHEAVELGLNFRSRQEILDLANRCEYGHQSSKTLREDGRTRGEYADYEGYEYADDGDGDGEPETEPPFDHVVKVESDEIERPTAEQVATTVSRLLNGEAENVPRRRLEHLAVVVRTNRHAQAVADALEDRRIPYEVSGSPGGEVSPGIRTVLSYLRALVDPGADAHLRRALLYRYRVPEDDLKTLQRYARGEDRSLRDAVFAVGDGGDGDGSDGLEHDRLNHPERLERARDHLATLDRYRRVYPLSGFLRRFREVTNLEWYLTGDERAEFDRIERFVEAYDADSVLRTLSPEFLDALEATLEGGGSDRTRGTRSSDCVDVMTVHQAKGLEFDTVLVPYLSDEEWCVESDYAERARERLLAAALENDDSPLLADVAAESVGEEWRVLHVALTRAANHLFVFGTEYDYEGDDGAGELGVSTADGCLPDAVQWSTAGRRMDLWSSLTESFERVRETYPESVADRTDALSRSSGVTPGSITYYADYEDRHVEPLRTREAIERVHRLGRLLRTGTLLPAADAASYGALEDDPLRVPAERSLSTLTTDAVRFPVETLANATELPVAITHSYTAMRTHETCPRKHYLDHVVRAVDDPAVGDGTASSGGDDGDGNGDGDGDGSSRIVGTVFHDVAEEAFHRDYGTKAEWETAARRQLTARGLEEDREEVLSCVDRFFAAAADEYDRPVADWEPLAAELPFSLEEVDGVAGDVVGYVDSVRRTPDGELAVLDYKTTAERIPPEEAVQLVLYARACEDRFDEPLAAVGYVYVGEGTDGEGSAGAAPCVELFDPDDEALPSWSTVLETLESVDDPAYRETSPGPHCGRCPHRSLGCAPDEYRRDDAP, from the coding sequence ATGCCTGAGCGAGCGGATGGGACGGACCGCTCGAGCCCGAAGACGACCGACGACGTCGCCGACCTGCTCGCGGGCGACGGCGACCTCGAGCCCCGGGGCAACCAGACGGCGGTCATCGAGAGTACGGCCGCCTGTACCTCCGTCGACGCGGGGGCCGGAACCGGGAAGACGACCACGATGCTCATGCGGATCGAGCGCGCCATCGAGGGCGGCGAGGTCGACCCCGACGACGTGCTGGTGTTGACCTTCGCGAACGAGGCCGCGGGCAACATCCGGGACGCGGTGACCGAGCGACTCGACCCCGACGCGGCCGCGGCGATCGACGTCTACACCTACCACTCGTTCTGTCACCGGCTGGTCCGGGAGTACGCCTACTACCTCGGCTACGATCCGGAGTTCGACGTCGTCACCGACCGCAAGCGCCGGCGGATCGTCGGCCGCCTGCTCGCGGAGAACGACTACGGCTTCGCGGCCGCCACCGGCGACGGCTCGCCCGCGGAACTCACCCGCGAGGTCGACGGGTTCATCCAGGAGATGAGCCAGGAGGACGTCGACCCCGACGAACTCCGCGAGCGACTGCCCGACGTCCGCACCCTCGAGTTGTGCACCGAGTTCGTCCTCTGGCTCGAGCGCCGGGCGAACGCGGACCTCTCGTTCGACGCCGAGGCGCTCCGGTACTTCAACGAACCCGACCACCTCGAGGAAGCGACGAAGTCGCTGGTCGACTACGGGAAACTGATCCAGTACTGCCGCGAGAAGATCGAGGAGTCGCCGGCGTTCACCGAGGACGCGGTCGTCCGCGACGTCGACCGCTACCTCGAGGTCCTCCAGGACTGCGTGACCAGGACGATCGAGGCACTCTCGCTCGAGGAGCCCGAGACGAAACAGCTCCCGCGGGCGCTGTTCTGCAACGCCATCCGACGGGACGCCACCGAACGGCTCGAGCAGAGCCCGTTCGGGCGGCTGAAACACTACGTCGAGTTCCTCCGGCTCGCGCGCCACTACGCCGACGTCTACGCGGACTACCACGAGGCGCTCGCGGATCGCGGCGCGCTCGATTTCGACGAACTCGTCCGGACGGCGACGGACCTGCTCGCGGACGAGGCCGTCGCCGACGGGATCGCCGGCCGCTGGGCCCAGGTCTACTGCGACGAGTTTCAGGACACCGACGGTACCCAGTTTTCCCTGCTCACCGAACTGACCCGCGGACCGGACCGCCCGTCGCTGTTCGCGATCGGCGACAAGGATCAGGCGATCTACGGCTGGCGGGGCACCGACCGGAAGGGGCTCGACCGGCTCGAGGCGGTCTACGACGACCACGAGGCGGTCGAACTCGGGCTCAACTTCCGCTCGCGACAGGAGATCCTCGACCTCGCGAACCGCTGTGAGTACGGCCACCAGTCCTCGAAGACGCTGCGCGAGGACGGGCGGACCAGGGGTGAGTACGCGGACTACGAGGGGTACGAGTACGCGGACGACGGAGACGGGGACGGCGAACCCGAAACTGAACCCCCCTTCGACCACGTCGTCAAGGTCGAGAGCGACGAGATCGAACGCCCGACGGCCGAGCAGGTCGCGACGACCGTTTCGCGGCTGCTCAACGGCGAAGCGGAGAACGTCCCGCGGCGACGGCTCGAGCACCTGGCCGTCGTCGTCCGGACGAACCGCCACGCCCAGGCCGTCGCCGACGCGCTCGAGGATCGACGGATCCCCTACGAGGTGTCGGGGTCGCCGGGCGGCGAGGTGTCGCCCGGGATCCGGACGGTCCTGTCGTACCTCCGGGCGCTCGTGGATCCGGGGGCGGACGCCCACCTCCGGCGGGCGTTGCTCTACCGGTATCGGGTCCCGGAGGACGACCTGAAAACCCTGCAGCGGTACGCTCGCGGCGAGGACCGATCGCTCCGTGATGCGGTCTTCGCGGTCGGCGACGGGGGCGACGGGGACGGGAGCGACGGCCTCGAGCACGACCGCCTGAACCACCCCGAACGGCTCGAGCGGGCCCGCGACCACCTCGCGACGCTCGACCGATATCGTCGCGTCTATCCCCTGTCGGGCTTCCTCCGTCGGTTCCGGGAGGTCACGAACCTCGAGTGGTACCTGACCGGCGACGAGCGCGCCGAGTTCGACCGGATCGAGCGGTTCGTCGAGGCCTACGACGCCGACTCCGTGTTGCGGACGCTCTCGCCCGAGTTCCTCGACGCGCTCGAGGCGACCCTCGAGGGGGGCGGGAGCGACCGCACCCGGGGCACGCGCTCGAGCGACTGCGTGGACGTGATGACGGTCCACCAGGCGAAGGGCCTGGAGTTCGACACCGTGCTCGTCCCCTACCTCTCGGACGAGGAGTGGTGCGTCGAGTCGGACTACGCCGAGCGCGCCAGGGAACGGCTGCTTGCCGCGGCGCTCGAGAACGACGACTCCCCGCTGCTCGCCGACGTCGCCGCCGAGAGCGTCGGCGAGGAGTGGCGAGTGCTCCACGTCGCGCTCACGCGGGCGGCGAACCACCTCTTCGTGTTCGGTACCGAGTACGACTACGAGGGCGACGACGGGGCCGGCGAACTCGGCGTCTCGACCGCCGACGGCTGTCTCCCGGATGCCGTTCAGTGGTCGACGGCCGGCCGCCGGATGGACCTCTGGTCGTCGCTGACCGAGAGCTTCGAGCGGGTCCGCGAGACCTACCCCGAGAGCGTCGCCGACCGCACCGACGCGCTTTCCCGCTCGAGCGGCGTCACGCCGGGGTCGATCACCTACTACGCCGACTACGAGGACCGACACGTCGAGCCCCTGCGGACGCGAGAAGCGATCGAACGGGTCCACCGTCTGGGCCGACTGCTGCGGACGGGAACGCTCCTGCCCGCGGCCGACGCGGCGAGCTACGGGGCCCTCGAGGACGACCCCCTCCGGGTCCCCGCGGAGCGGAGCCTGTCGACGCTGACGACCGACGCCGTCCGGTTCCCGGTCGAGACGCTCGCGAACGCGACCGAGCTTCCGGTCGCGATCACCCACAGCTACACGGCGATGCGGACCCACGAGACCTGTCCGCGGAAACACTACCTGGACCACGTGGTCCGGGCGGTCGACGACCCTGCGGTGGGAGACGGGACGGCCTCGAGCGGGGGCGACGACGGAGACGGAAACGGAGACGGCGACGGCGATGGAAGCTCCCGGATCGTCGGCACCGTCTTCCACGACGTCGCCGAGGAGGCGTTCCACCGCGACTACGGGACGAAAGCCGAGTGGGAGACGGCCGCCCGTCGACAGCTCACCGCCCGCGGCCTCGAGGAGGACCGCGAGGAGGTGCTTTCCTGCGTCGATCGCTTCTTCGCGGCCGCAGCCGACGAGTACGACCGGCCCGTCGCCGACTGGGAGCCCCTGGCCGCCGAACTCCCGTTCTCGCTCGAGGAGGTCGACGGCGTCGCGGGCGACGTGGTCGGTTACGTCGACTCCGTTCGGCGGACGCCCGACGGGGAACTCGCCGTGCTCGACTACAAGACGACCGCCGAGCGGATCCCGCCGGAGGAGGCCGTCCAGCTCGTGCTCTACGCCCGCGCCTGCGAGGACCGATTCGACGAGCCGCTCGCGGCCGTCGGGTACGTCTACGTCGGCGAGGGGACCGATGGCGAGGGGTCCGCCGGAGCCGCCCCGTGCGTGGAACTCTTCGATCCCGACGACGAGGCCCTGCCGTCGTGGTCGACGGTCCTGGAGACCCTCGAGTCGGTCGACGACCCCGCCTACCGGGAGACGTCACCAGGACCGCACTGCGGGCGCTGTCCCCACCGGTCGCTCGGCTGTGCACCCGACGAGTACCGAAGGGACGACGCCCCGTAG
- a CDS encoding 8-oxo-dGTP diphosphatase: protein MIEATLCFPLRARPTENGPEAGSSATDATGVTDADDVLLIEKRRGLGEGWYNGPGGKLEGDETPRECAVRETREEVGLEIDPVDLEKAGELTFLLDGEVHTFCHVFRTTAFRGQPTASDEARPEWVDIEDVPYDRMWEDDRLWLPGVLEGRTIAGEFAFRGGEPLDEAEFVRHDLEWDVSFDADADAEVESSS from the coding sequence ATGATCGAGGCGACGCTGTGTTTCCCGCTGCGGGCGCGACCGACCGAGAACGGGCCGGAAGCCGGCTCGAGCGCGACCGACGCGACAGGCGTGACCGACGCCGACGACGTCCTCCTGATCGAGAAACGCCGCGGGCTCGGCGAGGGCTGGTACAACGGCCCCGGCGGCAAACTCGAGGGCGACGAGACGCCCCGGGAGTGTGCCGTCCGCGAAACGCGCGAGGAGGTCGGCCTCGAGATCGACCCCGTCGACCTCGAGAAGGCCGGCGAGTTGACGTTCCTGCTGGACGGCGAAGTCCACACCTTCTGTCACGTCTTCCGGACGACTGCGTTCCGGGGACAACCGACCGCTTCGGACGAGGCTCGCCCGGAGTGGGTCGATATCGAGGACGTCCCCTACGATCGGATGTGGGAGGACGACCGGCTCTGGCTGCCCGGCGTCCTCGAGGGGCGGACGATCGCCGGCGAGTTCGCGTTCCGGGGCGGCGAGCCGCTGGACGAGGCCGAGTTCGTCCGTCACGACCTCGAGTGGGACGTGTCCTTCGACGCCGACGCCGACGCCGAGGTCGAGTCCAGTTCCTGA